The nucleotide sequence CAAGACTCTTTCAAGTGCCAGAAGAAACCTGCAGAACTGGCAAACCAGCAGCTAACACACAGAGTGAATCACAGACCTGTAATTGTGAGAAGGTACTGAGCTGTTCTTACCAGTATCAGAAGAATCTTCTTTCTTAGTACGCATCTTTCTCTTTCGGCCACGTTTGCCTTTCTTTGTCTCTCCTCCATTCTCTCCTTCCCCACCATCTAGGCCAGAGCAGTTATCAGCATGTCTGGCCATTGTGTTCTACTCAGTGAAAGattaaaaacacaagaaaagttAAAACATGCATTAAATTCAAGATCAGACATTCTAGCTCTGtattttcaaacacatttctgaTAACTATgtcttttgatttttattttaaagagccTCTTTAGCAGGAATGCGTACATCCATTAACTTTATTCATAAAGTTGCATTACCACATTGCTCGTGATGTCAACACTAATCTGTGTTGGTACCAATTCTgaattctctcttctctcttttcttctcagagAGAGGGGCTCTATTAAAGGTTCATATTTTACCCTGAACCTCACTCATCTTTCCTTCTGGGAAAACATTTCCCTTCCTTTGGCTAAAAAAGCCTCAATCCACCCCAACCCTCCCCAGTTCGAAGATATTCCCTCACCCTGCGAGTGAATGTTTTGCCACACTTGGAGcagacaaaggcagcagggaCGAAGTTGGGATCGTGGTATCTCTTGAAGTGCATGTCGAGGAGCTGCTTCTGGCGGAAGGTTTTATCACAATGGCTACAGGCATAAGGCTTTTCTCCAGTGTGGGTCCGTTTGTGCATGACCATGTGCCGCTCCTGGCACGGacaggaaaaatggaaattcacGTAAATGGATAGAGAAAAGTGAATTTTCAGCTAAAACGAGGCCAGAATTTTATAGTTAATATCAGGAGAAGAATGATTCCATAGCAATGCAAGGACATCTCGATTGATGGCATATTCAGTCCTAGCTGCTTCCATCCTATATGGACTCTTATCCCTTGGTCAGTGGGTAAAGCAAGGTTGTGAATTAGAAGGTTTTTCTCTACAGGACAGAATCACACCAAGAAAAGGCCATTTGTACTCTCCTTTATACCCTTCAAAAATTTAGACAGCTAATTTGATCTTGACAGCTGGTCAAACCCAACAGCTAAGACTTCCATCCCACATTTTCAGTTGCTGTCCTAACACTCCTAAGGGGTGCCAGTGTCCCCAGCTCACCTGTCTGCAGGCATAATCACACTGGTCACACTTGAAGCGCTTCTCATTCTTGTGGGACTTTTGATGCTGGATGAGGGCATACCTCTCATGGAACACAGCGTCACAGTAGCGACACTTCTTGCCCTGCTCAATGTAGGAATGCTGCTTCCGCAAGTGGACACCTAcaggaaaaacaattaaaagcTTTTACCACCCTATGGCTTTCCAAGCATGAAAGATGATCCCACGGTTCTTCAGTGATCCTCCCTCCTAAGCCCAGCTGAAACAGTGGAATAGTTAATTTAGGATTCAACTAAAAACCTGAAGGACTTGCAAGTAAAACCAACTAGAACCATTTCTAGACAGAAAGAGCTTGCAGAAAACTCTATTATGATTTTCCACAGGATTCCAGATTTGGTTATTAGTTGGCATCTGTGCTGATTAAGGATACTTGAACTAGGTAACACGTGACTGTCAAACTGAAGTGTCTTGTGGAATGTTATGTTTAAGACTAACCTGAACTGCCTGGATACAGTCAGAAGCCAGGTAATTCAGTGGGGGGCAAACAGGATTTTCTGCAGGATTAGAAGTCAGAGTGACAGGACTCAAAGGCAACAGGGATACCAGCAGATAATCCCCAACAGAGGTTTTAGTCACTTCTTTAAAATCCTCCAACTAATAGCATACCACAGCTGCCTGAGGTAGCTTAGGGTAGATTAAAGCattattagaagaaaaattcttcataGCTAACATCAGTCTTCCTCTGTTGTAAACCAGCTTGTTTGCTCCTGACATCAACTGTCTGCCTTCCTCTCAAACTGCCTCTCAGTGTAGCACTTGCCTTTACTGGAAGGGAGCCTGCCTTCCTATTACTTGGGTGATAATTCTGTTTAAAGACAGAAAGTTCTGCCAAATCacagctccttccttcccctcagctgctctgggcacaatATTGTTTGTCACCTTTTAGAAATGTAAGAGCTTGCCTGCTGGAATCACACTCAGTACTGCTCTCTAGATCAGGAATGTCCTACTGCAAGGACTCAGGGCATTTTTGAGCACACAGCTCCAAATCCTGGATAGTTAAATGCTCCGTCTAATTCAAACCTTTTAATTTGATGAAAATATCTCTGCATGACACTTAATGGCCTCCAATGTGCAGGAGGTTAAGCCAAGTGATCTTGCTTTTCAGATCCTAATCCTTATGCTGTCAAAATCTCACTCCAAGTTCAATAAATGCCTTTTATCTATGGGCAAGCAATAACTTACCTTGtatgcttggaaaaaaaaattcaaataatgaGAAGAAACCGAAAATTGTTCTAACTTGCAGCAGCTACGGTAAGCTAAAGGTGTGTGTTACCAGCCTCAGATGTGACGCTGTGCTTCATGTCATGCAGTTACCAGACTGAGTACTGGGTTAAGAGACAGCAGTTGGGTTATGTGAACTCCCATTCTGGGAAGATTTGTACCATCTTCAGGAAATGGCCACATTTGGGAGACACGTACCCAGGTCACTCTTTCTTGCTATAACAGTATCACAGTGAGGACAGTGGAATTTGGCCACATTCTCCGTGTGCTTCTGCAAAATGTGCATCTTCATGGTACCGCTCTGAGTGAAGCGAGCATGGCAGATGTAACATTCATATGGCTTCTCTCCTTcaggaacaaaaggaaaaaaatagaacaagtacttttattaaaagaaatctCACCAAGAAGCCCCAAACAACCTCCCAGAAATTTGAAACATGCAGCTAGacaacagaaattttaattctACAAAGCGCTCAATAACATCTTTCTCTGAAAGTTGTAGCTCCAGTAAGCATCTTTCCACAAAGAAACTAAAGTTCAATCCTTAAGGAAGTTAAATTATTCTTACTCTGAGGAATGCAGGCAAGACCTATATGCAGGCTGCCAGAAGAGAGCAAGTGACATCAGATTTTTTTGGGGTGGAAGTTCTGAATGTTCATGTATACATAAAAGGGCATCTTTCCCCCCTTCAATTTTAGCAATATGATTAATTCAGCACTGCAGTAACATTGCGTTAAAATCATCCCTATTtatattgaagaaaaaattagCATCTTTATGAACTAACATGCAtgagatgcttttaaaaatgcactgaaGCATGAAACTGCAAATGGCTCTACTCTTCAACTGGAATATTGCAAACAGAAGTTTCTTCTGTTCATACTAGAGGTGCCTGCATTTTACCACCTCACAGTCAAACTAGAAATCAGAATCCTCCAAGCTCCTTCCTCAGTGCAGTAATTTGATCAGGTTATAAATTTAGAAGTGCATACAAAACGTGGTGCATTCCCTTCAGCTACCCACTTTATGAAGGTTTTATATGAAACTACACAACAGTATTTGCTTGCTGTGTGTCAGCCTCAGCACTGTGACACTGAGAGAACGTGGCATCAGTACCGGAGTGGGTCCTCATGTGCCTCTTCAGTTTGTAGGTGTCTCTGCTGGCATagctgcacaggctgcactggaacGGGCGCTCCCCGGTGTGCGAACGGATGTGGCGTTTCAATTTGCTAACCTGGAAGCCAAGACTGAAGTTAGTACAGATGAGCAGGCCAGATTGCCAAAACTACAAGAAAGCAGTGAAGAGTTTAAGGCAGTTTTTATTTACTTAggcacaaaaccaaacaagcacATTTCAGTGCCATTTTCCCACCGCACACAGTCACTTGCTCCTGCCCACTCTTACCTCCCAGCTTCACCCCCAGTCTTGCCTGATGCTTATTCCCACACTCACCGAGGCCTGATTTAGAATCTGTGCTCACCTTACTGTTATTGACCATCTCAGCATCTAAAGACAccctaaattttaaaatatcctgaAGAGACACAGGAAAGTGGTGTGGGGAAGCAGTGCGGGGAAGcttaattcttttcttctcctgctttTATTTAGAAGGTACAAACCCAGCTCAGAGCAAGAACACCAACAGTATGGCATTTTCTACTCCAGCCTGATCACAGCGCTTAATCACCAACTTGTGCCTACAAAAAGCAGCATGACCTCACAAGGACCAACTTGATTATTCTTTCCTAATTTATACTATGAAAACCTCTGCAACATAACTTTTTCAGCACTCAAACCACAGGAACTGAAGTGACAGAACTGCAGGCACAGAGTGGGCAGGAAAAAACCCTACTCAAGCTCTCCCACTGTAGCCTTCCACTGCAGACatcccatttttttaaaattatgttgcTCATCATCTGGCTCAAATTTCCTTTCACAATATAAAAGCTCTCCTGTGAAATATCTAACAATACTGCACGGAGGGAAGGCATTCAAGAATGTCTAATCTGCTCAGGCAAGTTAAGCGATCATCTAATATTAGCAAAGCTGTTTTTCACCAATACTGAGACAAAGGCTCATTAGTTTTAGCTACAGACACCTTCATGGCATAAACAGATGATGTGCAGAATGCGTATTTCTAAAATGGGAGGGCACTGTGGTGCCTGTGTGAAAGGACatcccactgcagcaggaaatgtCTATCTCCTTTAACATGAAGCACACTACAATTCCTGCAATCAGCTTAAAGGACAAATCACTTAAGAAACTGTGACAACGATTGTCTCCAAAGAGGAAATGGGTATCACCAAGAATTTCTGTAAGTGATCTCAAACTGCTTTCTGATTCACTGAGGAAACCCCACCATTTGCTTCTCAGAGCAGCCCTGATTTACAACTTCTTTTGCCCAGAGCCTTTCAACCAAATGGCCAAAGAGGAAATGCCTAAGAACAGAGTTTGTGACAGATGGTGAACAAGCTCTGAAGCGCACAAGGAAGCGCTCAGCACTGTAACAAGCCCCATACCTCCACACTGGCATAGTCACACATGGAACATTTGAATGGTTTCTCGTGGGTGTGTTTGTAGCGGCGATGCCGAACCAACTCTCCACTGGTCACAAAGGCCATGTCGCAGTCTGGGCACTTGTGAGGGCGAGTACCTAAAGGTGTGCAGCAAGACAGGAAGACAGTGACACAGAGATTTAGtgacaaaagaaaatatgagaCAGCCCTagttgtggattttttttattttttgtttttaaagtgaatTAGTAACACTGCTTTCATGTTCTGAAAGATTAAATTAGAGCAACAGAATGCACAGAAGTCAGAGGTTTTGTATAAATAACTAATAGATTTAAGATCTTAGAGAATTAATATTCTTTCAGTGAGGAAACAGACTCCTTTATTTTTGTACCACTTGCTTGTTTACACATTAGAAACCAGCTAGCTAGACATAGCTTCAGTAAGCAGAGAAAATGGGGGATTAtgaattacacttttttttggcAGTAAGGCACAACAAGTGCTAATGCCCAAGGCAAAGAGAACATTTCTGTAACTTCAGGTAACTTGAGATCATGCCCAGGATCAATTCTGTACCTGTGAACAGTATAAGCTCTGCACCTGACCTGGCAGAACACAACCACACCGTTTTCTCTTTAACTTGTTCCGTAAGAGGAATTAGGAAAACAAGAAGGGTCTATCTTCAATCTATTTGTTCTGATGGCAGAGCAGATTGTACAAAAACAATGTATGTGAAACCAAGAGTACCTGTGTGGGTGTTGAGGTGGTTCCTCAGCAACGTGACTGTCCGGAAAGCCCTGCCACAGAGATGGCACTTGTGTGGTCTTTCATCGGTGTGGCTTTTCATGTGGCGGTCCAAGTTGGAACGACGCGGACAAGTGTAACTGCACAGTTCACACTGGAATGTCTTCTTTACACCTGATCATGAAGGAAATCATCTTTAGTCTTTGACACTATTGTGACCTACTGTGTAACATAAGAGGAAAGATTCTTGGGAGTGTAACTACTGCAAAGAACCACCATGCACAACTAAATCCAACTGCATTGCCTGTGGCTGTTTTGGATTCAATTTTCACTGGTGTGCCAGCACTTAATGTTCCTTCTGCACTTTAAAAAGGGTTCCTTAACTTACAGTTTtaacaaaaatcaaacataCTCATTACTGTATTTTGCACCATCTATCTTACGCAGCAATTGGTTAGGAAAAAGCCCACAGAATTAATTATACCATTGGCTCCTGATGTAAAACATGCACATGAACTGTTACATGTGTAGTACAGCAAAGAGAACAATCTTTTCAATCATAGTTGTATAAGAACATTAATGCCACAGTATCATACTTATGGAAAATGATCTCCCTTTCAGCCTATAGAGAGGAGATGGGAGGTGTGCCCAAGAAACATTGCAGTCAAGCACTATTACATTGTGAGCAAgcacaaaagcattttcaaaatcCATTTGCAATCCATTTTTGTAAGGGGAACTtacctttctttttaatttttgttggttttggtggcTTCATATTGCCCACCACTTTTTCTGCATTAACCTCGGACAACaaaccctcctgctgctcctcttcaAAGTCATATACAGACACATCCACATCTTTGCCTTCCTCAGTGTAGCGAAGCTtactctttttgtttttctttgtttttttggcTGGTGGCTGATAGTCTGGATCTTTTTGCCAATTGGGATCCTCCTGTGGCTGAAGTTCACCTTGTTCCAGTGTCTCCACCTCACCATTTGCACCCACTTTCACAACTTGGAAGCCTTCTGGTAAAGGGAGGGTGTGACAGATCATGGGCTCCCCCTCCTGCAGGCCTCCTTTGGAAACCTCATTTTCATAAGCTCCCTGCAGTTCTTCCACAGACGTGGTGGCAACAGGTACAGTCACTGGTACAGGTACTTGGACCAGCTGAAGCTCACCAAGGTTTATAGGCTGCTCTTCCATATTAACAACCTGAAGTGTTATGATCTGTGTGTCATCCACAGTAGCCTCAGTTTCTTGAGGCACTGCCCCTTCCATTACTTCGGTCTTCATTTGCAGAAGAGTTGGATCCAGCTGATCCATCATCACCATCTGCACCCCACTGCTGACATCCTGCACCACTTCACTTCCATCTGCTTGGTTTGGTGGTATATGACAAGCATCATCCTCTTGTCCACCTTCACGGCGTCTTTGATaggttttcctctcttttcccttaaTGAAAGTTTCTGATTCCTCCACAATAGCGTCGACTGCCTCACCTTCCATTTCACCTTCCTGctgtaaaaacaagaaaatgaatgCTGCACACCACCCAATGTATTTAACACCTGCACAAATCCCACAGAAGAACAAGTTGCCCAACTAGAAACATCCAACCCATCCTGATGATATTCAGAAAAGAGGAGCTGAGAGCTGTAGGTCTCCACAAGCCCATCACCACTGCAAACCAAGGCAATCACAGAATGCTGCCTGCAGTGAGACAATGTATCATCAGCCtcttggaaaggaagaaaaaagcaaggcTGAGAGATTAAGTGCTACACATGTTCCTATTTCTCAAAGACCACAAATCCCACCAGCAAGATGCACAGCAGTATTATTCCTTACTGAGCTTGTTTAATCATTTCACATAGCTTAGCAGTACCAGAGGCAGTCTGTGGCTATAAATTTTAAAGGTACAAAATCACCACACTGTTAAAATCAAAAAGCCAACCTTAGAGAAAGTAATGCATTTGAGAACTGCATAACTTTTCCAggatgttgggggttagatttggtttttttttcttctcacagaatttcttcccataagtttccaagaagccttaatgactacttagtcagaacaaa is from Prinia subflava isolate CZ2003 ecotype Zambia chromosome 13, Cam_Psub_1.2, whole genome shotgun sequence and encodes:
- the CTCF gene encoding transcriptional repressor CTCF isoform X2 — protein: MEGEAVDAIVEESETFIKGKERKTYQRRREGGQEDDACHIPPNQADGSEVVQDVSSGVQMVMMDQLDPTLLQMKTEVMEGAVPQETEATVDDTQIITLQVVNMEEQPINLGELQLVQVPVPVTVPVATTSVEELQGAYENEVSKGGLQEGEPMICHTLPLPEGFQVVKVGANGEVETLEQGELQPQEDPNWQKDPDYQPPAKKTKKNKKSKLRYTEEGKDVDVSVYDFEEEQQEGLLSEVNAEKVVGNMKPPKPTKIKKKGVKKTFQCELCSYTCPRRSNLDRHMKSHTDERPHKCHLCGRAFRTVTLLRNHLNTHTGTRPHKCPDCDMAFVTSGELVRHRRYKHTHEKPFKCSMCDYASVEVSKLKRHIRSHTGERPFQCSLCSYASRDTYKLKRHMRTHSGEKPYECYICHARFTQSGTMKMHILQKHTENVAKFHCPHCDTVIARKSDLGVHLRKQHSYIEQGKKCRYCDAVFHERYALIQHQKSHKNEKRFKCDQCDYACRQERHMVMHKRTHTGEKPYACSHCDKTFRQKQLLDMHFKRYHDPNFVPAAFVCSKCGKTFTRRNTMARHADNCSGLDGGEGENGGETKKGKRGRKRKMRTKKEDSSDTEENAEPDLDDNEDEEETAVEIEAEPEVEQEAPAPPPSKKRRGRPPGKAAAQPKQSQPAAIIQVEDQNTGEIENIIVEVKKEPDAETAEEEEEAQPAVVEAPNGDLTPEMILSMMDR
- the CTCF gene encoding transcriptional repressor CTCF isoform X1; this translates as MKRTNQSRQKCTNIKNINQEGEMEGEAVDAIVEESETFIKGKERKTYQRRREGGQEDDACHIPPNQADGSEVVQDVSSGVQMVMMDQLDPTLLQMKTEVMEGAVPQETEATVDDTQIITLQVVNMEEQPINLGELQLVQVPVPVTVPVATTSVEELQGAYENEVSKGGLQEGEPMICHTLPLPEGFQVVKVGANGEVETLEQGELQPQEDPNWQKDPDYQPPAKKTKKNKKSKLRYTEEGKDVDVSVYDFEEEQQEGLLSEVNAEKVVGNMKPPKPTKIKKKGVKKTFQCELCSYTCPRRSNLDRHMKSHTDERPHKCHLCGRAFRTVTLLRNHLNTHTGTRPHKCPDCDMAFVTSGELVRHRRYKHTHEKPFKCSMCDYASVEVSKLKRHIRSHTGERPFQCSLCSYASRDTYKLKRHMRTHSGEKPYECYICHARFTQSGTMKMHILQKHTENVAKFHCPHCDTVIARKSDLGVHLRKQHSYIEQGKKCRYCDAVFHERYALIQHQKSHKNEKRFKCDQCDYACRQERHMVMHKRTHTGEKPYACSHCDKTFRQKQLLDMHFKRYHDPNFVPAAFVCSKCGKTFTRRNTMARHADNCSGLDGGEGENGGETKKGKRGRKRKMRTKKEDSSDTEENAEPDLDDNEDEEETAVEIEAEPEVEQEAPAPPPSKKRRGRPPGKAAAQPKQSQPAAIIQVEDQNTGEIENIIVEVKKEPDAETAEEEEEAQPAVVEAPNGDLTPEMILSMMDR